A segment of the Lolium perenne isolate Kyuss_39 chromosome 3, Kyuss_2.0, whole genome shotgun sequence genome:
GCATTATAACAGTGTATTTTGCTGAAGTAAAAAAGATCGTCGTAAGCAGAAATACTACCGAGCTCTTGAACTGGCTCGTCTTTGCACCCTTTCAAACCAGAGTAATGTCCAGGTCTATTTTATTAAAGTCCGGACTACGGCAGCACGCCCTTTCCAGCAGTGGCATTCTTCAGGTATGCAATGAGATCAGCACGTTCCTGAGGCTTCTTCAATCCAGGGAACACCATCTTAGTCCCAGGAATGTAATGCATATGAAAACAATAATCAGAGTATCAATGTACTACATTCTGCAAGTTGAGATTTGACAACACATGGCAAAAGTATTATCAAGCATATGGCGGGTAAGGTTCAAGATATACTGATTATTACGCATGCATTATTGTCTCTTAGTAAACGGGCATATAACTGGGAGATACAAAGAGCTCTATGCAGACTGGGTAGAGATCTATTTGCATATATTCAGTTAAATGAAGCAGGTAGACTACCGGCGCATGTACACTACAGTATACTTCGTTAGAAAAAAAAGTTATAGTGTATTGGCTAATTTTTCATTTCTAATCAGGGATCCTCTGCCCAGAAATTAATTATGTTTCATTTATAATGGATATGATCAGTGGATATGATGATAATTGTGGGAACAAAATAGGAAATGGCCAGGCTATTCCTTTTCCTGCACCCTGCACGCATATCTAACAGATCTTCTATTTTTCTGCCCCGTAAGACGCGAGTAGAGAGCCCTGTATTCACTTTCCACCGGccgaaaactcgtccgagctagcagaccccgtatccccacccctTATTTTACCCCGTATTTTAAAAAATGCAAAACCGAGGAGAATCATAGATAGTTCTTCACATAGATCATAGATAGGATATACAAAACTGCGCGACTGCATCGCGACTTCTACAATGCTAGGGATGCGCCTAGTCGTCGAGGATGGTGATcggagtggtggcggcggcggcctcccgAGCATTCAGCTCctcgacggcggcgatggcctgTGCTGCCTCCTCCGCGTCGGCCTGCGCCTTGTCGGCGGCGTCCTTCTTGGACGCGGCCACCGCCTCCAAGAAGAGGGAGTCCTtcccctcctccgcctcctcttcctcgtcgccggCTCGCGGCGCTCCTCCGTTGGAGCTCCCCTCCCACGCGGCCTTCCACGCGCGCTGCTGCTCCCACGCGCTCCGCCACTTCTCGAATTCGCCGTCGCTCATCGGCTTCAACGACGGGTCGACCTTGTGGTAACGGCCGCCCTCCGCGAAGTCCCGGAGCGTCGGCGACATCCACTCGGACCCGACGTACTTGCACGCTGCACACCGACTCCCGGCGGCGGAGAATTTGCAGTGGCAGCGCCACACCTCCTCCACCGTGGCCGGCTCGCGGGAGTGCTTCGATCCGGCGGCGGGTGAGAGGCTGCTCCTACGTTGTGCGCTCATGGCTGGCGGCGGTGGAAATGCGGCGGCGCGCGCGTGcgaattgctcgccggagtggTGGCAGCGCACGGCggggctagggttgcgagtgaggggttggaCCCCCACTCGCACCTTCACCCTCTATTTGTAGGGGACGGCGGGGTGGGTTTGACGGGCCCCGTATTCTGCCGATACAGGCCgacccgaatacggggcctgctagacggcccattTCACCCTCACCCCCTATCCCGCCGGAATAATACGGGGTACGAGCGTTCTAAGGGGCCTGCTAGACATGCTCTTACATTACTGATGGGGTGATTATGGCTGCACCTACTCCAGAATTGCACATTTCAGTCCAGCGAAAACTGCTCCAGTTCCGCAAGGCCTTGAATTACCCTTATCAACCCAGGTTATTTGTAACACTATAGATGGTTATCAATTGATCGGTGGactctttgcaaaaaaaaaaaacatgatgATGGTTTTTCAATGCCTAAGTTCGTATTGGTGTACGAACTGTGTCTTACAACCGTACATACATGTTTGCTCAACGCACGGTTACTGTATCATGTGCTTAAGAAAATTATAGAGCATTGCTCACGAGATACTTGAGATCTACTGCTCGGTCGAATGACCAAATAACTGATGATCAACAACAGATTCACAACATGCGGACAAACGGTCATTATACAAGTGTATTTTGCTGGAAAAAAGAGACCATCATAGGCAGAAATACTACCGAGCACTTGAACTGGCTCGTCGATGCACTCTGTCAAACCAGAGTAATGTCCACGTCTATTTTATTAACATCGGTACTACAGCAGCACGCCCTTTCAAGCTGTGGCACTCTTCAGGTATGCAATGAGATCAGCACGTTCCTGAGGCTTCTTCAGTCCAGGGAACACCATCTTAGTTCCAGGAATGTACTGCATAAGAAATTAATAATCAGAGTGTTGTCCAGAGATCATACAAATGTATTGCATTCTGCAAGTTGAGATTTGACAAAAACATGGCAAAAGTATCAAGCACATGATGGGTAAGGTTCAAGATATACTGATTATTACAGCATGGGATATAACTTGGAGTAACAGGTTGTTCTGAAGAGACAAAGAGAACTATGCAGACTAGGAGGAGATACATTTGCATATATTCAAGTAAATGGATAAGCAGGTAGATAGAACATATAGAAAAAAAATAGGGAAGAAGTGCACACAAAGAAACAGGTACCAAAGTAAAATGAACTCGAGACATAAActatcatgaactgacctcctggACTCGGTAGCTTAAATGCATACGAAGTTCAATCAATCCTACCAAAGGACCTTCCAAAACACTAAATTCAACTGGGGAATCCTACCAAAGGACCTTCCAAAACACTAAATTCAACTGGCACTCCCCACGTAAAACAATGTGATTGGCAACAGGTGCGTTAGAACAATTCCTACTGATGACACTAAATGTGATAACGGAGTGAATGAAACTTTTGATTCCAAATGCAGATGATAGAGGCTATCTGAAATGTACCACCGATGACAAATATGAAACTACAACAGGATATGGAGAGTGAGCATTAACCATACCTTCTTAGGATTAAGCAGGTAGTCATACAACGTCTTCTCCTCCCAAATCACAGCCATGCTCTTGTTGGCCGTAGAGTAAGAGTAACCAGGAGTCGTGCCAGATTGCCTCCCAAACAGACCATTCAGGTTAGGCCCTGGATAATATCAGCATGATGGAGACTCTTAGGTACATCTACGAAATTTGGTTAAACAAGAAACTCGACAGTAGCAAAGGAATTTGGTTCCAACCAGTCATGGAACTGAAAGTGTAGAGAATATTTGTGAGAATAATGTAGAGATATTTGTGAGAATTATTTTCACAAAACTGAAAGTGTAAAGAAGACTGCGGAATAACAAACTACCGCCAAGTCTAATCATAGAACTGAACATACATACGTGCATCCCAGTTTCCTGAACTGCTGCATATAAATTGTTTCGCTAAATCACATACAGAACAATATCAAGACATTGCTTAATTTCAAATTAATCATACCTATAAGACTATAAGAGCAGCATTTCCAGCAGGCCCCCAAACCGTAAACCCTAAATAGGCGTATCCAGGTCACACCAAACGCGTTTTGCGGGCCAATATGCTGTTATGCGAGCCGCGTTTGACGCGTCTGAACTACGCGGCCGTTTTTCAGCCCGCAACAAAGGGTTTTGCAAaatatcacaatcaatcaatAGATACAACAAATATTTCATAAAATACAACAATCCAAATTATTAAAACAAATGTGGCGAACGAGATCTTCCTGCAGCTGTTTTGCTGACTCATCACTCTCAATCAGCCGGTAAGTTTTAAGAAAAGCCTGTATCCGGATTTCTAGAAGGTTTGACCCGAGTGCCAACATTATCAAAGAAAAATGATAAGTTCAAACCCctctcatcctcgatgatcatattGGGTAGAATCACACAAATGGTCATGATATCGCTGAATGTATCCATATCCCAAAATCGGGTTGGTCCTCGGACtattgcaaatctagcttgcaaaaCACCGAAAGCTCGCTCAATGTCTTTCCGAACTACCTCTTGTGCTTTTGCAAACTCAGAGCTATGTTGCCTAGTGGTTTTCACAAATGTGGCCCAATCCGGGTATACACCGTCGACAAGGTAGTATCCCATTGTGTACTTCCTTCCGTTGACGGTGTAGTTGCAAGCCAGGGCATCACCTTTAGCTAGCCGGGCAAGAAGATGGGATCTATGCAACACATTGATATCATTAAGAAAATCG
Coding sequences within it:
- the LOC127345156 gene encoding cytochrome c, with amino-acid sequence MASFAEAPPGNAASGEKIFKTKCAQCHTVEKGAGHKQGPNLNGLFGRQSGTTPGYSYSTANKSMAVIWEEKTLYDYLLNPKKYIPGTKMVFPGLKKPQERADLIAYLKSATA